Proteins encoded in a region of the Corynebacterium genitalium ATCC 33030 genome:
- a CDS encoding YbjN domain-containing protein: MTRPTNGEDGDVDTPRDVTVNDIAAVLDAENLEYRIEEADAGPGEPTRTVLRTGFVNAAMVFAFDDGRLVFESVWRGEFTPMDASSLLFAVNEYNQTRFAPTLRFFQSEENTLVITGIRSLEVSQGLSDNQLGSFVVTSIDATLQAFDFLAESFPTAVTWEE; encoded by the coding sequence GTGACACGACCAACTAATGGTGAAGACGGAGACGTCGATACGCCCCGCGATGTCACGGTGAACGACATTGCGGCTGTGCTCGACGCTGAAAACCTCGAGTACCGCATCGAAGAAGCTGACGCTGGCCCCGGCGAACCAACCCGTACGGTGCTGCGTACTGGCTTCGTCAACGCCGCGATGGTGTTCGCCTTCGACGACGGCCGGCTGGTGTTCGAGTCCGTGTGGCGCGGCGAGTTCACCCCGATGGATGCCTCGTCGCTGCTCTTCGCTGTGAACGAGTACAACCAGACGCGTTTCGCGCCGACGCTGCGTTTCTTCCAGAGCGAGGAGAACACACTGGTCATTACCGGCATCCGCTCGCTGGAGGTCTCCCAGGGGCTTTCCGACAACCAGCTCGGGTCCTTCGTGGTCACCTCGATCGACGCGACGTTGCAGGCCTTCGACTTCTTGGCTGAATCATTCCCGACCGCTGTGACATGGGAGGAGTAA
- a CDS encoding TIGR01777 family oxidoreductase — MSITTTHLVPAPLERVWEWHTRPGAVQRLTPPFLPMSVVSGAESLRDGTTVLKLPAGQKWIAQHVAEEYIEGSQFVDVAENTPVKQATQWKHTHIFEQADSGTRITDTVDTRVPEAMLKAAFAYRQRQLVEDLAFQDRLEQIADVAPKTIAMTGSRGLVGSALSAQLTTAGHTVVQLVRGDAEEGQRHWDMENPDASLFSGIDAVIHLAGESIMGRFTDTHKSKIYSSRIGPTRKLAQAAADAGVETFVSASAVGFYGTNAGDRVHTEADGQGDGFLAEVVAEWEGATDYARDAGVRTVNIRTGLVLSGEGGLLPVLRFSASTALSARFGDGDFWMSWVAIDDLTDIYIRALFDDQLSGPVNATAPNPVTNAEMSKALTLTLNRPELMGIPSLGPKVLLGEEGARELALADQRVEPAKLNELGHHFRYPTLQEALDHELGKEELL, encoded by the coding sequence ATGTCGATCACCACCACCCACCTCGTGCCCGCGCCGCTTGAGCGCGTCTGGGAGTGGCACACCCGCCCGGGCGCCGTGCAGCGCCTGACCCCGCCTTTTCTGCCGATGAGCGTTGTCTCCGGCGCTGAATCGCTGCGCGACGGCACCACTGTGCTCAAGCTGCCTGCCGGCCAGAAATGGATCGCGCAACACGTTGCCGAGGAATACATCGAGGGCTCCCAGTTCGTCGACGTGGCAGAGAACACCCCCGTCAAACAGGCGACCCAATGGAAGCACACCCACATCTTCGAGCAGGCAGACAGCGGCACCCGCATCACCGACACCGTGGACACGCGCGTGCCGGAGGCCATGCTCAAGGCGGCCTTCGCCTACCGCCAACGCCAGCTCGTCGAAGACCTCGCGTTCCAAGACCGGCTCGAGCAGATTGCCGATGTCGCTCCGAAGACGATCGCGATGACCGGCTCGCGCGGGCTCGTCGGTTCCGCCTTGAGTGCGCAGCTGACGACCGCCGGCCACACCGTCGTCCAGCTTGTGCGCGGCGACGCAGAGGAGGGCCAGCGCCACTGGGACATGGAGAACCCTGACGCATCGCTTTTCAGCGGCATCGATGCCGTCATCCACCTCGCCGGCGAGTCCATCATGGGCCGGTTCACCGACACCCATAAGTCGAAGATTTATTCCTCGCGCATCGGCCCGACGCGCAAGCTGGCCCAAGCTGCAGCGGACGCCGGGGTGGAGACGTTCGTATCCGCCTCAGCCGTCGGCTTCTACGGCACCAACGCCGGCGACCGCGTCCACACCGAAGCTGACGGCCAGGGAGACGGCTTCCTCGCCGAGGTCGTTGCTGAGTGGGAAGGTGCCACCGACTACGCCCGCGACGCCGGGGTGCGCACCGTGAACATTCGCACCGGGCTCGTCCTGTCCGGTGAAGGCGGACTGCTGCCGGTGCTGCGCTTCTCCGCGTCGACTGCCCTGTCGGCGCGCTTCGGCGACGGCGACTTCTGGATGTCGTGGGTTGCCATCGACGACCTGACGGACATCTACATCCGCGCGCTTTTCGACGATCAGCTCTCCGGCCCCGTCAACGCCACCGCCCCGAACCCGGTGACGAACGCCGAGATGTCGAAGGCGCTGACCTTGACACTCAACCGCCCCGAGCTGATGGGCATCCCCTCGCTCGGCCCAAAGGTGCTCCTGGGTGAAGAAGGCGCCCGCGAGCTCGCGCTGGCCGACCAGCGCGTTGAGCCGGCAAAATTGAATGAGCTCGGCCACCACTTCCGCTACCCCACCCTGCAGGAAGCACTCGACCACGAACTCGGCAAGGAGGAACTGCTGTGA
- the pyrR gene encoding bifunctional pyr operon transcriptional regulator/uracil phosphoribosyltransferase PyrR: protein MSATQLLDANDVSRTIARIAHQIIEKTALDAPDAPSVVLLGIPSGGVPLAKRISAAIAEFAGVTVPVGSLDVTLYRDDLRARPHRALLPTDIPVDINDAIVVLIDDVLYSGRTIRAALDAIADIGRPQVIQLAVLVDRGHRELPIRADYVGKNIPTSRSEDVEVTLTPIDDSDGVTLIKDGE from the coding sequence ATGAGTGCCACACAGTTGCTTGACGCCAACGACGTGTCGCGCACGATTGCACGCATCGCGCATCAAATCATCGAGAAAACAGCGCTTGATGCACCCGACGCACCGTCGGTTGTTTTGCTGGGGATTCCGTCGGGGGGAGTGCCGCTGGCAAAGCGCATCTCCGCGGCGATCGCAGAGTTCGCCGGGGTCACCGTCCCGGTTGGCAGTTTAGATGTCACGCTGTACCGCGACGATCTGCGGGCACGTCCGCACCGCGCGCTGTTGCCCACCGACATTCCGGTCGACATCAACGACGCGATCGTGGTGCTTATCGACGATGTCTTGTACTCCGGCCGCACCATCCGCGCCGCCCTCGATGCCATTGCGGATATCGGGCGACCGCAGGTCATTCAGCTGGCGGTGCTTGTTGACCGCGGACACCGCGAGCTGCCGATCCGCGCGGATTACGTGGGCAAGAACATTCCCACCTCGCGCAGTGAGGATGTCGAAGTCACCCTCACGCCGATCGACGACTCCGACGGCGTCACCTTGATCAAGGACGGTGAATGA
- a CDS encoding aspartate carbamoyltransferase catalytic subunit yields the protein MKHLISIADLSREEIIGLMDEADRFREALDGREMKKLPTLRGRTVFTLFYENSTRTRSSFETAGKWMSADVINVSASSSSVKKGESLKDTALTIEAVGADAIIMRHPASGAPNLLRQWVPDASIINAGDGQHQHPTQALLDAVTMRQHIGDLEGKKVLIVGDCLHSRVVRSNVDLLSALGATVVLVAPPPLMPAGVETWPCKVCYDFDAELEGGADGVAPDVVMMLRVQAERMLGGFFPSHREYATLYGLSEARADKLGSDALIMHPGPMLRGMEINFAVADRPNAVVLNQVTNGVYTRMAVLFTLLASGEEI from the coding sequence ATGAAGCACCTGATCAGCATCGCGGACTTGTCCCGCGAAGAAATCATCGGCCTGATGGATGAGGCGGACCGGTTCCGCGAAGCCCTCGACGGCCGCGAGATGAAGAAGTTGCCGACGCTGCGCGGGCGGACGGTGTTCACGCTGTTCTACGAGAACTCCACGCGCACACGCTCGTCTTTTGAGACAGCGGGCAAATGGATGAGCGCCGATGTCATCAACGTCTCTGCCTCTAGCTCGTCGGTGAAAAAGGGCGAGTCACTCAAGGACACCGCCCTGACCATCGAGGCGGTCGGCGCGGATGCGATCATCATGCGGCACCCGGCCTCCGGCGCGCCTAATCTGCTGCGCCAGTGGGTGCCGGATGCGAGCATCATCAACGCCGGTGACGGCCAACACCAGCACCCCACCCAGGCGCTTCTCGACGCTGTGACGATGCGCCAACACATCGGCGACCTAGAGGGCAAGAAAGTCCTCATCGTCGGCGACTGCCTGCACTCGCGCGTGGTGCGGTCGAACGTGGACTTGCTGTCGGCGCTTGGCGCGACGGTTGTGCTGGTCGCCCCGCCGCCACTCATGCCGGCCGGTGTGGAGACCTGGCCGTGCAAGGTGTGCTACGACTTCGATGCCGAGTTGGAGGGCGGTGCTGACGGGGTCGCGCCCGATGTGGTGATGATGCTGCGCGTTCAGGCGGAGCGCATGCTCGGCGGGTTCTTCCCGTCCCACCGCGAATACGCAACTTTATACGGGTTGTCGGAGGCTCGCGCTGACAAACTGGGCAGCGACGCGCTGATCATGCACCCCGGCCCGATGCTGCGCGGCATGGAGATCAACTTCGCCGTCGCCGACCGCCCCAACGCGGTGGTTCTGAACCAGGTGACCAACGGCGTGTACACCCGCATGGCGGTCCTATTCACCTTGCTGGCGAGCGGAGAGGAGATCTAG
- a CDS encoding dihydroorotase, whose protein sequence is MTTLAINNVRPYGEDTTNILIRDGVIAEMGDSRFDAADTIDADGHVLLPGLVDMHVHLREPGREDTETIATGSDAAAKGGFTAVFTMANTQPVIDQPFLAEAVWEKGQAYGKCDVYPVGSITQGLEGKQLTEIGLLARNHVRMFSDDGRCVNDPQLMRRAIEYAKAHDVVLAQHAEDHRMTEGASAHEGANAARLGLRGWPRVAEESIVARDLIMTRDYGGRYHICHASTEGTVALLRWAKEQGIEATAEVTPHHLLLTDAKLETYDGLFRVNPPLREDRDTIALRDALLDGTIDVIATDHAPHGSEDKCVEFEHAKPGMLGLETSLSIVAQVFVESGLADWRFVARVMSERPAEILGLSDQGRPIAVGEPANLTLVDPDAGWTAHGADMASKANNTPYENMNFNACVSATILRGRPTFQR, encoded by the coding sequence ATGACCACGCTTGCGATCAACAACGTCCGCCCTTACGGCGAGGACACGACCAACATCCTCATCCGCGACGGTGTCATCGCGGAGATGGGGGATTCCCGCTTTGACGCCGCCGACACGATCGACGCTGATGGCCACGTGCTGCTGCCGGGGCTCGTCGATATGCACGTGCACCTGCGTGAGCCCGGCCGCGAGGACACCGAGACCATCGCTACCGGCTCCGATGCCGCCGCCAAGGGCGGTTTCACCGCCGTGTTCACCATGGCGAACACTCAGCCGGTCATTGACCAGCCTTTCCTCGCCGAAGCGGTATGGGAGAAGGGCCAAGCCTACGGTAAGTGCGATGTCTACCCGGTTGGCTCCATCACGCAGGGCCTGGAGGGCAAACAGCTCACCGAGATCGGGTTGCTCGCTCGCAACCACGTCCGCATGTTTTCTGACGACGGCCGCTGCGTCAACGACCCGCAACTAATGCGCCGCGCGATCGAGTACGCCAAGGCTCACGACGTCGTGCTGGCACAGCACGCTGAGGACCACCGGATGACCGAGGGCGCCAGTGCACACGAAGGCGCCAACGCCGCCCGCCTCGGCCTGCGCGGTTGGCCGCGTGTGGCCGAAGAGTCCATTGTCGCACGCGATCTCATCATGACCCGCGACTACGGCGGCCGCTACCACATCTGCCACGCCTCCACCGAGGGCACCGTGGCGCTGCTGCGCTGGGCCAAAGAGCAGGGGATCGAGGCCACCGCCGAGGTCACACCGCACCACCTGCTGCTCACCGACGCCAAGCTGGAAACCTACGACGGCCTCTTCCGCGTCAATCCGCCGCTGCGCGAAGACCGCGACACCATCGCGCTGCGCGACGCGCTTCTCGACGGCACCATCGACGTCATCGCCACCGACCACGCCCCCCACGGCTCCGAAGACAAATGCGTGGAATTCGAGCACGCGAAGCCGGGGATGCTCGGGCTGGAGACGTCGTTAAGCATTGTGGCGCAAGTATTTGTCGAGTCGGGCCTGGCTGACTGGCGCTTTGTGGCGCGCGTCATGAGCGAGCGGCCCGCCGAAATTCTCGGCCTATCCGACCAGGGCCGCCCCATCGCGGTGGGGGAGCCGGCGAACTTGACGCTCGTCGACCCGGACGCCGGATGGACCGCGCACGGCGCGGACATGGCCTCCAAGGCGAACAACACCCCGTACGAGAACATGAACTTCAACGCCTGCGTGAGCGCCACCATCCTCCGCGGTCGCCCGACATTCCAGCGCTAA
- the carA gene encoding glutamine-hydrolyzing carbamoyl-phosphate synthase small subunit — protein sequence MSTTRIPAVLVLADGKTFPGFAFGASDAANPVFGEAVFTTAMTGYQETMTDPSYHRQIVVAAAPQIGNTGWNDEDNESHDNRIWVAGLVIRDLSRTVSNWRAQRSLDDEMKSQNIPGIYGVDTRTLVRHLRNYGSIAAGIFVGEEAGESVDKLVARVNEQPSMEGADLAGEVSTDGTYVIPAEGEKRFTVVAYDMGIKTATPRHFAQRGIETVVVPANTPVDEVLGHNPDGVFISNGPGDPATADTMVDVTRGVIEKGIPLFGICFGNQILGRALGLETYKLKFGHRGVNIPVKNHVTGKIDITSQNHGFALQMPDGFTADDVKDSRTFDTDFGPAVVTHTCLNDDVVEGVALETGMAYSVQYHPESAAGPHDANPLFDQFIGLMENHSANGKDA from the coding sequence ATGAGCACCACCCGCATCCCGGCCGTGCTGGTCCTTGCCGACGGAAAGACCTTCCCCGGTTTCGCCTTCGGTGCCAGCGACGCCGCAAACCCGGTCTTCGGCGAAGCCGTGTTCACCACGGCCATGACCGGCTACCAAGAGACCATGACCGACCCGTCCTACCACCGCCAGATTGTCGTGGCAGCGGCCCCGCAGATCGGCAACACCGGCTGGAACGACGAGGACAACGAATCCCACGACAACCGGATCTGGGTCGCCGGCTTGGTCATCCGTGACCTGTCGCGCACCGTGAGCAACTGGCGCGCGCAACGCAGCCTCGACGACGAGATGAAGTCCCAGAACATCCCCGGCATCTACGGTGTGGATACCCGCACACTGGTGCGCCACCTGCGCAACTACGGCTCGATTGCTGCTGGGATCTTCGTTGGTGAGGAGGCAGGTGAGTCCGTCGATAAGCTTGTCGCGCGCGTGAACGAGCAACCATCGATGGAAGGCGCCGACCTCGCCGGCGAAGTTTCCACCGACGGGACCTATGTCATCCCAGCGGAGGGGGAGAAGCGCTTCACAGTTGTCGCCTATGACATGGGAATTAAGACCGCCACGCCGCGGCATTTCGCGCAGCGCGGGATCGAGACTGTAGTCGTGCCGGCCAACACGCCGGTCGACGAGGTACTTGGCCACAACCCCGACGGCGTGTTCATTTCCAACGGCCCGGGCGACCCGGCAACTGCCGACACGATGGTCGACGTCACGCGCGGCGTCATCGAGAAAGGCATTCCACTGTTCGGCATCTGCTTCGGCAACCAGATCCTCGGCCGCGCGCTGGGACTGGAGACCTACAAGCTCAAATTCGGCCACCGGGGTGTGAACATCCCGGTGAAAAACCACGTCACCGGCAAGATCGACATCACCTCGCAGAACCACGGCTTTGCCTTGCAGATGCCGGACGGATTCACAGCAGACGATGTCAAGGACAGCCGCACCTTCGACACTGACTTCGGCCCTGCCGTGGTCACCCACACCTGCTTGAACGACGATGTCGTCGAAGGTGTCGCCCTGGAAACCGGCATGGCCTACTCCGTGCAGTACCACCCCGAGTCCGCAGCCGGGCCGCACGACGCAAACCCGCTTTTTGACCAGTTCATCGGCCTGATGGAGAACCACTCGGCCAATGGGAAGGATGCTTAA
- the carB gene encoding carbamoyl-phosphate synthase large subunit: MKREDINHVLVIGSGPIVIGQACEFDYSGTQACRVLKEEGLRVTLINSNPATIMTDPEFADHTYVEPITPEYIDMILAREAEQGNPVDAILATLGGQTALNAAIQLDRQGILDKHGVELIGANIDAIERGEDRQMFKDIVEKIGGESARSRVCFNMDEVRDTVAELGLPVVVRPSFTMGGLGSGLAFTMEDLERIAGDGLEASPEANVLIEESILGWKEFELELMRDGDDNVVVIASIENVDALGVHTGDSVTVAPALTLTDREYQTMRDQGIAIIREVGVDTGGCNIQFAVNPVDGRIITIEMNPRVSRSSALASKATGFPIAKIASKLAIGYTLDEITNDITGVTPAAFEPALDYVIVKMPRFAFEKFPGADDTLGTSMKAVGEAMGIGRNYIQGLNKVMRSMEDKPNGFWTRPDAYFAEGRENDLAAVLDDLRVPTDKRLYDAELALRLGASIDQVNEASSIDPWFLAELKALVDFRQTLIDAPVLDAELLREAKVYGLSDAQIAALRPELAGEDGVRSLRWSLGIRPVYKTVDTCAGEFEAQTPYLYSAYEYDPNAESEVSSSGASAGDSSREKVIILGSGPNRIGQGIEFDYSCVHAALELSRVGYETVMVNCNPETVSTDYDTADRLYFEPLTFEDVMEIYRAEQESGTVAGMIVQLGGQTPLGLAQKLADAGVPVVGTTPEAINLAEDRGEFGKVLEAGKLPAPAFGTATSFEEARTVARSIGYPVLVRPSYVLGGRGMEIVYDEASLEDYINRATELTPDHPVLVDRFLEGAIEIDVDVLSDGTDIYLGGVMEHIEEAGIHSGDSACALPPMTIGPEDIEKVRRSAVALAEGIGVKGLMNVQFALKDDILYVIEANPRASRTVPFVSKATGVHMAKAASRIMMGSTIAELIDEGLLPRTYDGGSLPLEHPIAVKEAVLPFTRFRSPEGKVMDTTLGPEMKSTGEVMGLAPSFGVAYAKAEAAAFGALPKEGTVFVSVANRDKRAVIFPIQRLFTMGFRIVATGGTAQMLRRNGIDCETALKASEVRDGADGKSIVDRIYDGEIDMILNTPAGSGSARQDGYEIRAAAVTSNVPLMTNVQGIVAAVQGIEALRANEITVTSLQELEHTPATTEAK; the protein is encoded by the coding sequence ATGAAACGCGAAGACATCAACCACGTCCTGGTCATCGGCTCCGGTCCGATCGTCATCGGCCAAGCCTGCGAATTCGACTACTCCGGCACCCAGGCTTGCCGCGTGCTCAAAGAAGAAGGCCTGCGCGTCACCCTGATCAACTCCAACCCGGCGACGATCATGACCGACCCGGAGTTCGCCGACCACACCTACGTCGAGCCGATCACGCCGGAGTACATCGACATGATCCTCGCCCGTGAGGCGGAGCAGGGCAACCCCGTCGACGCGATTCTCGCGACTCTCGGTGGACAAACGGCGCTCAACGCCGCGATTCAACTGGACCGCCAGGGCATCCTGGACAAGCACGGCGTGGAGCTCATCGGTGCCAACATCGATGCGATCGAACGCGGCGAAGACCGCCAGATGTTCAAGGACATCGTGGAGAAGATCGGCGGCGAGTCCGCCCGCTCCCGTGTCTGCTTCAACATGGACGAGGTCCGCGACACTGTCGCTGAGCTGGGTCTACCCGTCGTCGTCCGCCCGTCGTTCACCATGGGCGGCCTCGGCTCTGGCCTGGCGTTCACCATGGAGGACCTCGAGCGCATCGCCGGCGACGGGTTGGAAGCATCCCCGGAAGCGAACGTCTTGATCGAGGAGTCCATCCTTGGCTGGAAAGAATTCGAGCTGGAGCTCATGCGCGACGGCGATGACAACGTTGTGGTCATCGCGTCGATCGAGAACGTCGACGCGCTCGGCGTGCACACCGGCGACTCTGTCACCGTCGCTCCCGCGTTGACCTTGACCGACCGCGAGTACCAGACGATGCGCGACCAAGGCATCGCGATCATCCGCGAAGTCGGCGTGGATACCGGCGGCTGCAACATCCAGTTCGCGGTCAACCCGGTCGACGGTCGCATCATCACCATCGAAATGAACCCGCGCGTGTCCCGTTCCTCGGCATTGGCGTCGAAGGCGACCGGTTTCCCGATTGCGAAGATCGCCTCCAAGCTCGCCATCGGCTACACGCTCGACGAGATCACCAATGACATCACCGGCGTCACCCCGGCCGCGTTCGAGCCGGCGCTCGACTACGTGATCGTGAAGATGCCGCGTTTCGCCTTCGAGAAATTCCCCGGCGCCGACGACACGCTAGGCACCTCCATGAAGGCAGTCGGCGAGGCCATGGGCATCGGCCGCAACTACATCCAGGGCCTGAACAAAGTCATGCGCTCCATGGAGGACAAACCGAACGGTTTCTGGACGCGCCCGGATGCTTACTTCGCCGAAGGCCGCGAAAACGACCTCGCTGCGGTGCTCGATGACCTGCGCGTGCCCACCGATAAGCGCCTTTATGACGCAGAACTCGCGCTGCGGCTTGGCGCCTCCATCGACCAGGTTAACGAAGCGTCCAGCATCGACCCGTGGTTCCTCGCCGAGCTCAAGGCGCTCGTCGACTTCCGCCAGACGCTCATCGACGCCCCCGTGCTCGATGCCGAGCTGCTGCGCGAAGCCAAGGTCTATGGGCTATCTGATGCCCAGATCGCAGCCCTGCGTCCCGAGCTGGCCGGCGAAGACGGCGTGCGCTCCCTGCGCTGGTCGCTGGGCATTCGTCCGGTGTACAAGACTGTCGACACCTGCGCCGGCGAGTTCGAGGCCCAGACGCCGTACCTGTACTCCGCTTACGAGTATGACCCGAACGCTGAGTCCGAAGTCTCGTCTTCTGGCGCGAGCGCTGGCGACAGTTCCCGCGAGAAGGTGATCATCCTGGGCTCCGGCCCGAACCGCATTGGTCAGGGCATTGAGTTCGACTATTCCTGCGTTCACGCCGCACTTGAGCTCTCGCGCGTCGGCTACGAGACGGTCATGGTCAATTGCAACCCGGAGACCGTGTCCACGGACTATGACACCGCCGACCGCCTCTACTTCGAACCGCTGACCTTCGAAGACGTCATGGAGATCTACCGCGCGGAGCAGGAAAGCGGCACTGTCGCTGGCATGATTGTTCAGCTCGGTGGCCAGACCCCGCTCGGCCTCGCCCAGAAGCTTGCCGACGCTGGCGTCCCGGTCGTGGGCACTACCCCCGAAGCCATCAACCTGGCCGAAGACCGTGGAGAATTCGGCAAGGTGCTCGAGGCCGGCAAGCTGCCCGCCCCGGCCTTCGGCACCGCGACCTCCTTCGAGGAGGCGCGTACGGTGGCTAGGTCGATCGGTTACCCGGTGCTGGTTCGCCCGTCCTACGTGCTCGGCGGCCGCGGCATGGAAATCGTGTACGACGAGGCCAGCCTGGAGGACTACATCAACCGTGCCACTGAGCTGACCCCGGATCACCCGGTGCTGGTGGACCGCTTCCTGGAGGGCGCGATCGAGATCGACGTCGACGTACTGTCCGACGGCACCGACATTTACCTCGGCGGCGTCATGGAGCACATTGAGGAAGCCGGCATTCACTCCGGCGACTCCGCCTGCGCGCTGCCGCCGATGACGATCGGCCCGGAGGACATTGAGAAGGTCCGCCGCTCCGCCGTCGCACTCGCCGAAGGCATCGGTGTCAAGGGTCTGATGAATGTGCAGTTCGCTCTGAAGGACGACATTCTCTACGTGATTGAGGCCAACCCGCGTGCGTCGCGCACGGTCCCGTTCGTCTCCAAGGCGACCGGCGTGCACATGGCGAAGGCTGCCTCGCGCATCATGATGGGCTCCACCATCGCTGAGCTTATCGACGAAGGTCTGCTTCCCCGCACCTACGACGGCGGGTCCTTGCCACTCGAGCACCCGATCGCAGTCAAGGAAGCAGTCTTGCCGTTCACCCGATTCCGCAGCCCAGAGGGCAAGGTCATGGACACCACCCTTGGCCCGGAGATGAAGTCCACCGGTGAGGTCATGGGCCTGGCACCCAGCTTCGGTGTGGCCTACGCCAAGGCCGAGGCGGCTGCTTTCGGCGCGCTGCCGAAGGAGGGCACAGTGTTTGTGTCGGTGGCCAACCGCGACAAGCGTGCGGTGATCTTCCCCATCCAGCGCCTGTTCACGATGGGCTTCCGGATCGTGGCCACCGGCGGTACCGCCCAGATGCTGCGCCGCAACGGGATTGACTGCGAGACCGCGCTGAAGGCCTCCGAGGTGCGTGACGGTGCCGACGGCAAGTCGATCGTCGACCGGATTTACGACGGTGAGATCGACATGATCCTCAACACCCCTGCCGGCTCCGGCAGCGCCCGCCAAGACGGCTACGAGATTCGCGCGGCTGCTGTCACCAGCAACGTGCCGCTGATGACAAACGTGCAGGGCATCGTCGCTGCGGTCCAGGGCATCGAAGCTCTGCGCGCCAACGAGATCACCGTGACCAGCCTGCAAGAACTCGAGCACACCCCCGCAACTACGGAGGCGAAGTAG
- the pyrF gene encoding orotidine-5'-phosphate decarboxylase: MVRAPFGERLAAAGDDFGRLCVGIDPHESLLRDWGLSCDVDGLREFSRRCVDAFVGHVALIKPQVAFFEHFGAAGFAVLEETLEQIRESESLSCADAKRGDIGSTMEGYAYAWLDDRSPLRADAVTLTPYLGVGSLEPAIEMAGREGRGVFIMAANSNPEAEALQSQTLSGTGTTLAQTMVDECADYNRGMRIGHVGVVVGATVAKPPVLDGLNAPVLMPGVGAQGATLDDVTRIAGDNLAFPNVSRSVLSAGPDTSELRKRAKALVGRA, from the coding sequence GTGGTGCGTGCGCCTTTTGGTGAGCGGCTCGCCGCCGCAGGCGACGACTTCGGTCGGCTCTGCGTCGGCATCGACCCGCACGAGTCGCTCCTGCGTGACTGGGGCTTGAGCTGCGACGTCGACGGCCTGCGAGAGTTCTCCCGCCGGTGCGTGGACGCCTTCGTCGGCCACGTCGCGTTGATCAAGCCGCAAGTCGCCTTTTTCGAGCACTTCGGCGCGGCGGGGTTCGCGGTGCTGGAGGAGACGTTGGAGCAGATCCGCGAAAGCGAGAGCTTGAGCTGCGCCGACGCGAAACGCGGCGACATTGGCTCGACGATGGAAGGTTACGCCTACGCCTGGCTCGACGACCGCTCGCCGCTGCGGGCCGACGCGGTAACGCTCACCCCGTACCTCGGCGTCGGATCGCTCGAACCAGCGATTGAGATGGCGGGGCGTGAAGGCCGGGGCGTGTTCATCATGGCGGCGAACTCGAATCCGGAAGCCGAAGCTCTGCAGTCGCAAACGCTGTCCGGCACCGGCACGACGCTCGCGCAGACCATGGTCGATGAGTGCGCCGACTACAACCGCGGTATGCGCATCGGGCACGTCGGGGTGGTGGTGGGTGCGACCGTCGCAAAGCCTCCCGTGCTTGACGGACTCAATGCTCCCGTGCTCATGCCCGGCGTCGGCGCGCAGGGCGCAACGCTTGACGACGTCACCCGCATCGCCGGCGATAACCTGGCCTTTCCCAACGTTTCCCGCTCGGTTCTCAGCGCCGGACCCGATACTTCTGAACTGCGAAAACGTGCGAAAGCGCTGGTGGGACGCGCGTAG
- the mihF gene encoding integration host factor, actinobacterial type, with translation MALPELTPEQRQEALAKAAEARKQRAELKASLKRGDTDLKQVLDKAESDEIIGKTKVSALLEAMPKVGKVKAREIMEELEIAQTRRLRGLGDRQRRALLERFGFDA, from the coding sequence GTGGCCCTTCCCGAACTGACCCCGGAACAGCGCCAGGAAGCACTCGCTAAGGCTGCCGAGGCACGCAAGCAGCGCGCCGAGCTCAAGGCATCCCTCAAGCGCGGCGACACCGACCTCAAGCAAGTCCTGGACAAGGCTGAGTCCGACGAGATCATCGGCAAGACCAAGGTCTCCGCACTCCTCGAGGCAATGCCGAAGGTGGGCAAGGTCAAGGCTCGCGAGATCATGGAGGAGCTCGAGATCGCCCAGACCCGCCGTCTGCGCGGCCTCGGTGACCGTCAGCGCCGCGCTCTGCTCGAGCGCTTCGGCTTCGACGCTTAA